Proteins co-encoded in one Acidobacteriota bacterium genomic window:
- the ahcY gene encoding adenosylhomocysteinase has translation MKGDVKDRALAAKGRVRIEWADRNMPVLAKIRERFAKEKPLEGIRVGACLHVTTETANLMRTLAEGGASVALCASNPLSTQDDVAASLLEDFGVSVFAVKGEDNATYYRHLGSVLDTRPAITMDDGADLVSLAHGERREALEHVVAGTEETTTGVIRLKSMAKAGVLGYPIIAVNEAMTKHLFDNRYGTGQSTIDGVIRATNILLAGSTVVVAGYGWCGKGVSMRAKGLGAHVIVTEVDPVKALEAIMDGFTVLPMAEAAPLGDLFITVTGNKHVIRTEHFLAMKNGAIVCNSGHFNVELQLEGGLYEIATGRRTLRDFVEEFDLPNGRRVCVLAEGRLVNLSAAEGHPAVVMDMSFANQALSAEWILRHRGGLAKAVHVIPEEIDLEIARIKLGTLGYRMDVLTPEQVKYLASWQEGT, from the coding sequence ATGAAAGGCGACGTGAAAGACCGGGCCCTGGCGGCGAAGGGCCGCGTCCGGATCGAGTGGGCGGACCGGAACATGCCGGTGCTTGCGAAGATTCGCGAGCGGTTCGCGAAGGAAAAACCCCTGGAGGGAATCCGGGTAGGCGCCTGCCTCCATGTGACGACCGAGACCGCCAACCTGATGCGGACCCTGGCCGAGGGGGGCGCCTCCGTGGCCCTCTGCGCGAGCAACCCCCTCTCCACGCAGGACGACGTGGCCGCGAGCCTCTTGGAGGACTTCGGCGTTTCCGTCTTCGCGGTCAAGGGGGAGGACAACGCCACGTACTACCGCCACCTCGGCTCCGTCCTCGACACACGCCCCGCCATCACGATGGACGACGGAGCGGACCTCGTCTCCCTGGCCCACGGCGAGCGGCGTGAGGCCCTCGAGCACGTGGTCGCGGGCACCGAGGAGACGACCACGGGTGTCATCCGGCTGAAGAGCATGGCCAAGGCCGGGGTCCTGGGATACCCGATCATCGCGGTGAACGAGGCGATGACCAAGCACCTGTTCGACAACCGCTACGGGACGGGCCAGTCCACGATTGACGGGGTGATCCGCGCCACGAACATCCTCCTGGCGGGCTCCACCGTCGTGGTGGCGGGGTACGGGTGGTGCGGGAAGGGCGTATCCATGCGGGCCAAGGGGCTGGGCGCCCACGTGATCGTCACGGAAGTGGATCCCGTGAAGGCCCTGGAGGCCATCATGGACGGATTCACCGTGCTTCCCATGGCCGAGGCGGCGCCTCTCGGCGACCTCTTCATCACCGTGACGGGGAACAAGCACGTGATCCGGACCGAACACTTCCTCGCCATGAAGAACGGGGCCATCGTATGCAACTCGGGCCATTTCAACGTGGAGCTCCAGCTCGAGGGCGGACTCTACGAGATCGCCACGGGGCGCAGGACGCTCAGGGATTTCGTGGAGGAGTTCGACCTGCCCAACGGGCGGAGGGTCTGCGTCCTCGCCGAAGGGCGGCTCGTGAACCTGTCGGCGGCCGAGGGCCACCCCGCCGTGGTCATGGACATGTCCTTCGCCAACCAGGCCCTCTCCGCGGAGTGGATCCTCCGTCACCGCGGCGGCCTGGCCAAGGCCGTCCACGTGATCCCCGAGGAGATCGACCTGGAGATCGCCCGGATCAAACTGGGCACCCTCGGCTACCGGATGGACGTCCTCACGCCGGAGCAGGTGAAGTACCTCGCGTCCTGGCAGGAAGGGACCTAG
- the metK gene encoding methionine adenosyltransferase, producing MQREFLFTSESVTEGHPDKIADQISDGILDAILEKDKQCRVAVETLLKTGFCVVAGEVTTSCYVEIPKIVRNTVTGIGYVDSSMGFDGNTCGVLVALENQSQDIARGVDRRRNRRGEQGAGDQGMMFGFACDETPELMPAPITFAHALTRRLAEVRKAGVLPFLRPDGKSQVTVRYEGWRPVGVDAIVISTQHAPEASQKDIREGVTEEVIRKVFPKKLLPGADRFFINPTGRFVIGGPMGDSGVTGRKIIVDTYGGMGRHGGGAFSGKDPSKVDRSAAYMGRHIAKNIVAAGLARRCEVQIAYAIGMPHPVSVLVETFGTAVVAEERIVAAVKAVFDLRPGEIIHYLKLLRPIYRKTAAYGHFGRREKEFTWERTGKAAELRSRCGLRGEPKGGA from the coding sequence ATGCAGCGAGAGTTCCTCTTCACCTCCGAATCGGTTACCGAGGGCCACCCCGACAAGATCGCCGACCAGATCAGCGACGGCATTCTCGACGCCATTCTCGAGAAGGACAAACAGTGCCGGGTCGCCGTGGAGACCCTCCTGAAGACCGGCTTTTGCGTGGTGGCGGGCGAGGTGACCACGTCGTGCTACGTGGAGATCCCCAAGATCGTCCGGAATACCGTGACCGGCATCGGGTACGTGGACAGCTCCATGGGCTTCGACGGCAACACGTGCGGGGTCCTGGTGGCCCTTGAGAATCAATCCCAGGACATCGCCCGGGGAGTGGACCGGAGGAGGAACCGGCGGGGCGAGCAGGGGGCCGGCGACCAGGGGATGATGTTCGGCTTCGCCTGCGACGAGACCCCCGAGCTCATGCCCGCGCCCATCACCTTCGCCCATGCGTTGACCCGCCGTTTGGCCGAGGTCCGGAAGGCGGGCGTCCTTCCGTTCCTGAGGCCCGACGGCAAGAGCCAGGTCACCGTGCGCTACGAGGGGTGGAGGCCGGTGGGCGTGGACGCCATCGTGATCTCCACGCAGCACGCCCCCGAAGCGTCCCAGAAGGACATCCGGGAGGGCGTCACGGAGGAGGTGATCCGCAAGGTCTTTCCGAAGAAACTGCTCCCGGGCGCGGACCGATTCTTCATCAACCCAACGGGGCGTTTTGTCATCGGCGGCCCCATGGGCGATTCCGGCGTGACGGGCCGCAAGATCATCGTGGACACCTACGGCGGCATGGGGCGCCACGGCGGCGGGGCCTTCTCCGGAAAGGACCCCTCCAAGGTGGACCGCTCGGCGGCCTACATGGGCCGCCACATCGCGAAGAACATCGTGGCGGCGGGCCTGGCGCGCCGGTGCGAGGTGCAGATCGCCTACGCCATCGGCATGCCGCATCCCGTCAGCGTGCTCGTGGAGACGTTCGGCACGGCCGTCGTGGCCGAGGAGCGCATCGTCGCCGCCGTGAAGGCCGTCTTCGACCTGCGTCCCGGCGAGATCATCCACTACCTCAAACTGCTCCGGCCCATCTATCGGAAGACGGCGGCTTACGGCCACTTCGGTAGGCGGGAGAAGGAATTCACCTGGGAGCGGACCGGCAAGGCCGCCGAGTTGAGGTCGCGGTGCGGCCTCCGTGGCGAGCCGAAGGGGGGAGCATGA